In one window of Plasmodium berghei ANKA genome assembly, chromosome: 14 DNA:
- a CDS encoding ATP-dependent RNA helicase DBP9, putative: MDQEDGPQNEVEEGAPEEIKEEVYTEEVAEEVEKEEEAGEAEDEADEEAEGEDDDEGEINEDDDKAPSKMKVKNNTEEIFFDVSNNFEGFDNILLDVRLRKALLYIFKFKHPTKIQKVSIPSILKGNDTILNAKTGSGKTMAYLIPAIQRLIKFNIDEKEHLKFFYKCIIIAPTEELCLQIYNVGDKLCSYLKGIVTINHNVNNIFYEHPTILVSTPKHLCNYILEHKNKNNQNILSNLKILIIDEADVIHTKEFQKPMYTLTRNYLPKNFSKKYQIIMASATLKKNIIEKTNLFLHKPIYLTTEEDKKTTEKKSKKHPIDSQIVESSKKSRNNKTVNNEGVIYQGNDDVDATNFKFVGKSFYYLYDEELTKYIYLYLLIKNKTVKFKSIIFTASTADAYKIKIFLTYLNITSSILNPNHPILIKQNIILSFNSSKFYFLICPQFERNTVRTSPKESVNVDLSEDEPTMEELTDEKLKSELSENEPTKEDINNEEIEDELSDEEIKSEQSENEPNKEDINNEEIEDELSDEEIKSELSENEPNKEDINNEEIEDELSDEESVKEEMDLDQISDDNEKEEKDFLYNRGLDFRNVSCVINFNMPLDKETFLHRIGRTCRLNTKGISISFVDENKEIEKSIVKEIENDNICYMKKKNMNFNSIETYRYRVESTLNKCTQKKINLFIQKEILYHSLKSNELKEFFNSHASEKRKINKIIKRFNKQIISQKFIKDRNESIFLKKMTPSNTIKKNESFDKRSKNNNRGMQHIEKRKRGFAITQKGYEDQLKKEPNEEVTDPTKLPALFGKRLRNYMYMKYINNKKKSTLDNDARQNRFNGKYSNRNKKGFKNNKFSKKNKFTKTK, translated from the coding sequence ATGGATCAGGAGGATGGGCCCCAGAATGAAGTCGAGGAAGGAGCGCcagaagaaataaaagaagaGGTATATACAGAAGAAGTAGCAGAAGAAGtagaaaaagaagaagaagCAGGAGAAGCAGAAGATGAAGCAGATGAAGAAGCAGAAGGCGAGGATGATGACGAAGGagaaataaatgaagaCGATGACAAAGCCCCAAGCAAGATGAAAGTCAAAAATAATACGGAAGAAATATTCTTTGATGTAAGTAACAATTTTGAGGGGTTCGACAATATTTTGTTAGATGTGAGACTAAGGAAAGCATtgctttatatatttaaattcaaGCATCCGacaaaaattcaaaaagtTTCAATTCCAAGTATATTAAAAGGTAATGACACAATTTTAAATGCAAAAACAGGGTCTGGGAAAACAATGGCCTATTTGATTCCAGCAATTCAGCGATTGATAAAGTTCAACATCGACGAAAAAGaacatttaaaatttttttataaatgtataattaTAGCCCCAACAGAAGAACTATGcttacaaatatataatgtggGTGATAAATTATGCTCATATTTAAAAGGAATAGTAACAATTAACcataatgtaaataatattttttatgagcATCCTACTATACTTGTAAGTACTCCTAAACATTTATGTAACTATATATTAGaacacaaaaataaaaataaccaaaatatattatccaatttaaaaatattaattattgaTGAGGCAGATGTAATTCATACAAAAGAATTCCAAAAGCCAATGTATACACTAACACGCAATTATTTACCaaaaaatttttcaaaaaaatatcaaattattatggCTTCAGctactttaaaaaaaaatattatagaaaaaacTAATCTATTTTTGCATAAGCCAATTTATTTAACTACTGAAGaggataaaaaaacaacTGAAAAGAAAAGTAAGAAGCATCCTATTGATAGTCAAATTGTAGAAAGTTCTAAAAAAAGTCGAAACAATAAGACTGTAAATAATGAAGGTGTAATATATCAGGGAAATGATGACGTCGATGcaacaaattttaaatttgttgGAAAATccttttattatctttatgACGAGGAATTAACAAAGTACatttatctatatttattgataaaaaataaaacggtcaaatttaaatcaataatatttacGGCATCGACAGCAGATGcgtataaaataaaaatatttttaacatatCTAAACATCACATCTTCTATACTTAATCCAAATCATCCTATTTTGATCAagcaaaatattattttgtcaTTCAACAgttcaaaattttatttcttaatATGTCCGCAGTTTGAAAGAAACACGGTTCGCACTTCCCCCAAGGAATCAGTAAATGTCGATTTATCTGAAGATGAACCAACCATGGAAGAACTAACCGATGAGAAACTCAAGAGCGAACTATCTGAAAATGAACCAACCAAAGAAGATATCAACAATGAAGAAATCGAGGATGAGTTATCTGATGAAGAAATCAAGAGCGAACAATCTGAAAATGAACCAAACAAAGAAGATATCAACAATGAAGAAATCGAGGATGAGTTATCTGATGAAGAAATCAAGAGCGAACTATCTGAAAATGAACCAAACAAAGAAGATATCAACAATGAAGAAATAGAGGATGAGTTATCTGATGAAGAATCCGTCAAAGAGGAAATGGATTTGGACCAAATTAGTGACGAcaatgaaaaagaagagAAAGACTTTTTATACAACAGAGGTTTAGATTTTCGCAATGTAAGTTGtgttattaattttaacatGCCATTAGATAAAGAAACCTTTTTACATAGAATAGGAAGAACTTGCAGATTAAATACGAAAGGTATAAGTATATCATTTGtagatgaaaataaagaaattgaaaaaagtATTGTTAAAGAAATTGagaatgataatatatgttatatgaaaaaaaaaaatatgaattttaATAGTATTGAAACTTATAGGTATAGAGTTGAATCAACTTTGAATAAATgcacacaaaaaaaaataaatttatttattcaaaaaGAAATACTATATCATTCATTAAAATCCaatgaattaaaagaattttttaattcacaTGCAAgtgaaaaaagaaaaattaacaaaattataaaacgTTTTAATAAGCAAATTATTTcacaaaaatttattaaagaTAGGAATGAAAGTatattcttaaaaaaaatgaccCCTAGCAATacaatcaaaaaaaatgaaagttTTGACAAAAGAagcaaaaataataaccgAGGTATGCAACACATTGAAAAGAGAAAAAGGGGTTTTGCCATAACTCAAAAAGGTTATGAAGACCAATTAAAGAAAGAACCCAATGAAGAAGTTACAGACCCTACTAAGTTGCCTGCTTTGTTTGGTAAGCGACTAAgaaattatatgtatatgaaatatataaacaacaaaaaaaaaagtacaCTTGACAACGATGCGCGCCAAAATCGTTTTAACGGTAAATATTCGAATcgtaataaaaaaggttttaaaaataataaattttccaaaaaaaataaattcacaaaaacaaaataa
- a CDS encoding tetratricopeptide repeat protein, putative — MDVDENSYNTQEKDKLPNKQKECFERENDEIDKLNNERIEKREFDDESASNGHERINLKNEDYNEDIKMNENFNRNTIETISDLDNINSNDDKNKKNEFYENTNLVEEKKSTIIEEIHENHTTKKDNKIMSDKEDNVNSANRENEDYNSNDGTNNTRNYYSDNYINNDEKNSSESEETSEDEYYSGEESLNEDSSEEYSDSDNEKSSYIPSDEEEFEEDEEESDKTTNHELSNKNVEEIKEIGNGYFKKCDYKNAIYYYSKALKQCKDKNIKSILYSNRAACNVLLQNWNLVIDDCTKSINCDENYVKSYIRRSNAYEHLGKYNDASNDLNKAISIDSSLLNTYEAKQKKLKILAEQQLSKEKEEMVGKLKDFGNMLLGKVGLSLDNFEVQKNPNNDGSFNIQFKQNK, encoded by the coding sequence ATGGATGTCGATGAAAATTCCTATAATACACAggaaaaagataaattaCCGAACAAACAGAAAGAATGTTTCGAAAgagaaaatgatgaaattgACAAACTAAACAACGAACGAATTGAAAAACGAGAGTTCGATGACGAAAGTGCAAGTAATGGCCATGAAagaataaatttaaaaaatgaagattataatgaagatattaaaatgaatgaaaattttaacaGAAATACCATTGAAACTATTTCTGATTTAGACAATATAAATTCgaatgatgataaaaataaaaaaaatgaattttatgaaaatactAATTTAGTTGAGGAAAAAAAGAGTACCATCATAGAAGAGATACACGAAAATCATACAACAAAAAaggataataaaattatgagTGATAAAGAAGATAATGTAAATAGTGCCAATAGGGAAAATGAAGATTATAACTCAAATGATGGTACCAATAATACAAGGAACTACTATAGTGACAActacataaataatgacgaaaaaaattcaaGTGAATCTGAAGAGACTTCTGAAGATGAATATTATTCAGGAGAAGAAAGCCTTAATGAAGATTCATCAGAAGAATATTCTGATTcagataatgaaaaaagttCATATATTCCAAGTGATGAAGAGGAATTTGAAGAGGATGAAGAAGAAAGTGACAAAACAACAAACCATGAATTGAGCAACAAAAATGTcgaagaaataaaagaaataggaaatggatattttaaaaaatgtgattataaaaatgcaatatattattacagtAAAGCTTTAAAACAATgtaaagataaaaatattaaaagtatattgTACTCAAATAGAGCAGCCTGTAATgttttattacaaaattGGAACTTGGTCATAGATGATTGTACTAAATCTATAAATTGTGATGAAAATTATGTCAAATCATATATACGACGAAGCAACGCGTATGAACATTTAGGAAAATACAATGACGCTTCTAACGATTTAAATAAAGCTATATCTATTGATTCATCATTACTAAATACATATGAAgctaaacaaaaaaaattaaaaattttagcAGAACAACAATTGAGTAAAGAGAAAGAAGAAATGGTTGGAAAGCTAAAAGATTTTGGAAATATGCTATTAGGAAAAGTAGGATTGTCTTTAGACAATTTTGAAGTGCAAAAAAATCCAAACAATGATGGATCTTTCAACATACAgtttaaacaaaataagtGA
- a CDS encoding sulfhydryl oxidase, putative — translation MKIYGYIFSILFIVPNLVLNTWGSEHSDICKKGEVVLKNFWDKLNNIKHGDILFINIKNYYCPACNKYMDTWNKLEKDILNFEKNVSMFVFDCSCTIFYPYCRFFQIKYFPTFRLLYPIYDKINDSNEYKYLSPNTNIGNETYTGNMLIAYNDVERVNKLEEFQILLQTHLCNNVSFNNIDIKSCYYDILPPVIDDNIYNNFPFIEIYNNIFGNNRGETEEEKQKIRLLEKWNNNINNKEYIKHDIIKGLLFTLKKNVSLSVDINKEIIQPYINMLQIVEHIYPDIAPSLIAIREKLQSFKYPIPHEEWIKLVNTEKDNEEKSVFLIDGYNIDLDNVQRFKICDDNSVLCAYWLLYHKISIYCLLHDKERYNYYLESITNYTKNYLNCRNCVSHFIKAQKFCYYGFCNINSAESFVIFLWRIHNSVTLRTTYDHIISDIRLNILSKSKQIQFLHKDIAFPSEKQCNYCRNNIGFTKITPNRINEMLNDVPYSSKDFDAVDAFNIMYILRYLVSIYS, via the coding sequence atgaaaatatatggatatatttttagcaTCCTATTCATAGTGCCAAATTTGGTGCTAAATACATGGGGTTCGGAACATTCAGATATTTGCAAAAAGGGTGAAGTAGTGTTAAAAAACTTTTGGGATAAgctaaataatattaaacatggagatatattatttataaatataaaaaattattattgccCAGCAtgcaataaatatatggataCATGGAATAAACTTGAAAaagatattttaaatttcgaaaaaaatgtatctATGTTTGTATTCGACTGCTCATGtactatattttatccATATTGTCGATTctttcaaataaaatattttcctaCGTTTCGATTATTATATCCAATATAtgacaaaataaatgattccaatgaatacaaatatttgtCACCTAATACAAACATCGGCAATGAAACATATACAGGAAATATGCTAATTGCTTATAATGATGTTGAAAgagtaaataaattagaagaattccaaattttattacaaaCACATTTATGTAATAATGTTAGTTTTAATAACATAGATATAAAATCATGTTACTATGATATATTGCCTCCTGTAATTGAtgacaatatatataataacttTCCATTCATcgaaatttataataatatttttggaAATAATCGTGGTGAAACTGaagaagaaaaacaaaaaatacggctattagaaaaatggaataataatattaataataaagaatatataaagcatgatataataaaaggaTTACTAtttacattaaaaaaaaatgtttcaCTAAGTGTTGACattaataaagaaattatacaaccatatattaatatgctCCAAATTGTAGAGCATATATACCCAGATATAGCCCCATCATTAATAGCCATTAGGGAAAAATTACAATCTTTTAAATATCCTATACCCCATGAAGAATGGATTAAGCTAGTAAACACAGAAAAAgataatgaagaaaaatcTGTCTTCCTTATTGATGGGTATAATATTGATTTAGATAATGTGCAAAGATTCAAAATATGTGATGACAACTCAGTTTTATGCGCATATTGGTTGTTGTATCATAAAATATCTATATACTGCTTATTACATGACAAAGAAcgatataattattatcttGAAAGTATTActaattatacaaaaaattatttaaattgtaGAAATTGTGTTAgtcattttattaaagctcaaaaattttgttattatggTTTTTGCAATATTAATTCAGCAGAAtcatttgttatatttttatggaGAATTCATAATTCCGTTACATTAAGGACTACATATGATCATATTATTTCAGATATACGTTTAAACATTTTAAGCAAATCAAAACAAATTCAATTTTTGCACAAAGATATTGCTTTCCCCTCAGAAAAGCAATGTAACTATTgtagaaataatataggATTTACAAAAATCACACCAAATAGAATAAATGAAATGCTAAATGATGTTCCATATTCTAGTAAAGATTTTGATGCAGTTGATgcttttaatattatgtaCATACTAAGATATTTGGTCAGCATATATTCATAG